One Staphylococcus simiae genomic region harbors:
- the scpB gene encoding SMC-Scp complex subunit ScpB — MNKQGILEALLFTAGDEGIEHKQLLEILDVTEHDLENLITDYQSNGLMIQQYGRTVILTTKKEAASYIEQLIEHKSQMKLSQAAMEVLSIIAYNQPLSRSDIEMIRSINSDGAVKTLIAKGLVEAKLVNGERSQQLITTDLFLNVFGISNIEDLPTTEEDEEEMDDFFSNLVNQKGENND, encoded by the coding sequence TTGAATAAACAAGGAATATTAGAAGCATTACTCTTCACTGCTGGTGATGAAGGTATTGAGCATAAACAACTATTAGAAATATTAGATGTTACTGAACATGACTTAGAAAATTTAATTACTGACTATCAATCTAATGGTTTGATGATTCAACAATACGGTCGAACGGTTATATTAACAACGAAGAAAGAAGCTGCTAGTTACATTGAACAATTAATAGAACATAAGTCTCAAATGAAATTGTCTCAAGCTGCGATGGAAGTACTATCAATTATAGCTTATAATCAACCGCTTTCCAGAAGTGACATTGAAATGATTAGAAGTATTAACTCAGATGGTGCAGTAAAAACATTAATAGCCAAAGGATTAGTAGAAGCCAAATTGGTTAATGGAGAACGAAGTCAACAACTCATTACTACTGATTTATTTTTAAATGTTTTTGGCATCTCAAATATTGAAGATTTACCGACAACTGAGGAAGACGAAGAAGAAATGGATGACTTTTTCAGTAATTTAGTCAATCAAAAAGGAGAAAATAATGACTAA
- a CDS encoding DUF309 domain-containing protein, giving the protein MQQALIKFYYQFHTHQHYFLCHDILEDAWKEQANFSKSDAIVGLILFTTACYHYRRHNIKGAEKSFIKAKHILATATDSAKLHLDLKQLQLLIDRLLYSIQENEAYQPVKLPIYAEFEFIIRQQYADYYFNRRIITNSYIVNHHLERDRSEVIHNKEMALAQRLRERQHKTHCSKD; this is encoded by the coding sequence ATGCAACAAGCACTTATCAAGTTTTATTATCAATTCCATACTCATCAACATTATTTTTTATGTCATGATATTTTAGAGGATGCTTGGAAAGAACAAGCAAACTTTTCCAAAAGCGATGCTATTGTTGGTTTGATATTGTTTACAACTGCTTGTTATCATTATCGTCGACATAATATTAAAGGTGCTGAAAAATCTTTTATTAAAGCCAAGCATATTTTAGCTACTGCAACTGATAGTGCTAAATTACATCTTGATCTTAAACAACTTCAATTACTCATTGATCGTTTATTATATAGCATTCAAGAAAATGAAGCATATCAACCTGTAAAATTACCTATTTATGCTGAATTTGAATTTATAATTAGACAACAGTATGCTGATTATTATTTTAATCGACGTATCATTACCAATAGTTATATTGTTAATCATCATCTTGAAAGAGATCGCTCAGAAGTTATTCACAATAAAGAGATGGCATTAGCACAACGACTTCGCGAACGACAACACAAAACCCACTGCTCTAAGGACTAA
- a CDS encoding ATP-binding protein, producing MMNRLNSVVIKLWLTIILIVTTVLIFLSIALITFMQYYFTQDTEDAIKEDAKRISSLVEESHNKSEAIKYSQTLIENPGGLMIINNKHNHRTKALSETKVKMLNEITKYNDFDDVFDKGKSITKNVTINDKGNSKSYMLVGYPTKAQKNSNSNYSGVFIYKDLKSIEDTNNAITIITTITAVIFLIVTTIFAFFLSTRITKPLRHLRDQAQRLAAGDYTNKTTVATNDEIGQLSRTFNQMSTEIEEHIDALSTSTNIRDSLINSMVEGVLGINENREILLSNKMAKDITLNMDDMTKNALEQQIEDTFISQQTEIRDLEMNTRFYVVITSYIDKIQQGGKSGIVVTIRDMTNEHNLDQMKKDFIANVSHELRTPISLLQGYTESIVDGIVTEPEEIRDSLAIVLDESKRLNRLVNELLNVARMDAEGLTVVKEIQPIAILLDKMKVKYRQQSIDLGLTMTFDYCNDKLWDYDMDRMEQVLTNLIDNASRYTKSGDSITITCDSENDKDVLYISDTGTGIAPEHLQQVFERFYKVDAARTRGKQGTGLGLFICKMIIEEHGGSIDVESEWGKGTTFIIKLPKAHS from the coding sequence ATGATGAACCGACTAAATAGTGTCGTAATTAAACTGTGGTTAACTATTATTTTAATAGTAACGACAGTTTTAATTTTCTTAAGTATTGCTCTAATTACATTTATGCAATACTATTTCACTCAGGATACTGAAGATGCTATAAAAGAAGATGCTAAACGCATAAGTTCACTGGTCGAAGAATCACATAATAAATCAGAAGCAATTAAATACAGCCAAACTTTAATTGAAAATCCTGGTGGTTTAATGATTATAAATAATAAACATAATCATCGAACAAAAGCATTGTCTGAGACAAAAGTTAAAATGTTAAACGAAATTACTAAATATAATGATTTCGATGATGTTTTCGATAAAGGTAAATCAATTACTAAAAATGTCACAATTAATGACAAAGGTAATTCTAAATCGTATATGCTTGTTGGTTATCCAACTAAAGCACAAAAGAATAGTAACAGTAATTATAGTGGTGTCTTTATTTATAAAGACTTAAAATCTATCGAAGATACCAACAACGCTATTACAATCATTACAACTATAACTGCAGTAATCTTTTTAATTGTCACAACAATTTTTGCCTTCTTTTTATCTACACGAATTACAAAGCCATTGCGTCATTTAAGAGATCAAGCGCAACGTTTAGCCGCAGGGGATTATACGAACAAAACTACTGTCGCAACAAACGATGAAATTGGACAATTATCTAGAACTTTCAACCAAATGAGTACAGAAATAGAAGAACATATTGATGCACTGTCTACATCGACAAATATTCGAGATAGTCTTATCAATTCAATGGTTGAAGGTGTTTTAGGAATTAATGAAAATAGAGAAATTTTACTTTCGAATAAAATGGCTAAAGATATAACTTTAAATATGGATGACATGACCAAAAATGCATTGGAACAACAAATAGAAGATACGTTTATATCACAACAAACAGAAATACGTGATTTAGAAATGAATACAAGATTTTATGTAGTTATCACATCATATATCGATAAAATCCAACAAGGTGGTAAAAGTGGCATCGTTGTAACAATTCGAGATATGACAAATGAACATAACTTGGATCAAATGAAAAAAGATTTTATTGCTAATGTATCACACGAATTGCGAACACCTATATCATTGTTACAAGGTTATACAGAATCTATTGTTGATGGTATTGTTACAGAACCTGAAGAAATACGTGATTCCTTAGCAATTGTGTTAGATGAATCTAAACGCTTAAATCGATTAGTTAACGAATTGTTAAATGTAGCACGTATGGATGCAGAAGGTTTAACCGTAGTTAAAGAAATACAACCTATTGCAATATTATTAGATAAAATGAAAGTAAAATATAGACAACAATCTATAGATTTAGGTTTAACGATGACTTTTGATTATTGCAATGATAAACTTTGGGATTATGATATGGATAGAATGGAACAAGTATTAACCAATCTTATTGATAATGCCTCAAGATATACTAAATCGGGTGATAGTATTACTATAACTTGTGATAGTGAAAACGATAAAGATGTGCTATATATCAGTGATACTGGGACAGGTATTGCACCTGAGCATTTACAGCAAGTATTTGAAAGATTCTATAAAGTAGATGCAGCAAGAACTAGAGGTAAACAAGGTACTGGCTTAGGATTATTTATATGTAAAATGATTATTGAAGAACATGGTGGAAGTATTGATGTTGAAAGTGAATGGGGTAAAGGTACAACCTTTATCATTAAATTGCCGAAAGCCCATTCTTAA
- a CDS encoding response regulator — protein sequence MSNEILIVDDEDRIRRLLKLYLERESFEIHEASDGKEALDLAMENNYACILLDLMLPEIDGIEVATKLREHKQTPIIMLTAKGEETNRVEGFESGADDYIVKPFSPREVVLRVKALLRRTQSTTVDQSEPHARDVIEFKHLKIDNDAHRVLADGEEVNLTPKEYELLIYLAKTPNKVFDREQLLKEVWHYEFYGDLRTVDTHVKRLREKLNRVSHDAAQMIQTVWGVGYKFEVNANDEPTK from the coding sequence ATGTCAAACGAAATACTTATCGTAGATGATGAGGATAGAATCAGAAGATTACTAAAATTATATTTAGAAAGAGAATCTTTTGAAATCCATGAAGCAAGTGATGGCAAAGAAGCTTTAGACCTTGCTATGGAAAATAATTATGCCTGCATACTACTCGATTTAATGTTGCCTGAGATAGATGGTATAGAAGTGGCAACTAAATTGCGTGAACATAAACAAACACCAATCATCATGTTAACTGCTAAAGGAGAAGAAACTAACCGTGTGGAAGGTTTTGAGTCTGGTGCAGATGATTATATTGTTAAACCATTTTCACCAAGAGAAGTCGTCTTACGTGTTAAAGCACTTCTTAGAAGAACGCAATCTACAACTGTAGATCAAAGTGAACCTCACGCGCGAGATGTAATAGAGTTTAAACATTTAAAAATAGATAATGATGCACATCGCGTACTTGCTGACGGAGAAGAAGTTAATTTAACACCAAAAGAATATGAATTATTAATTTATTTGGCCAAAACACCAAATAAAGTTTTTGACCGTGAACAATTATTAAAAGAAGTATGGCATTATGAATTTTATGGCGATTTACGAACGGTAGATACACATGTTAAACGTTTGAGAGAAAAATTAAATCGAGTATCTCATGATGCTGCACAAATGATTCAAACTGTGTGGGGCGTTGGTTATAAATTCGAGGTAAATGCGAATGATGAACCGACTAAATAG
- a CDS encoding segregation and condensation protein A has protein sequence MYEVKLDAFNGPLDLLLHLIQKFEIDIYDIPMKALTEQYMQYVHAMKQLEINLASEYLVMASELLMIKSKLLLPQSGNDIDVDDDPREDLVGRLIEYQNYKEYTVILNDMKQQRDFYYTKRPTDLSHLESDESWDPNHTIDLTELIVAYQRVKNRVELNTPKVVEIRKETFTIQQATDQVRTRLKDKEHFNFFSLFTFTEPIEQVVTHFLAILEMSKSGIINIEQQRNFEDINIVRGVNYSFE, from the coding sequence ATGTATGAAGTGAAATTAGATGCATTTAATGGGCCATTAGATTTATTACTGCATCTTATCCAAAAATTTGAAATTGATATTTATGATATCCCAATGAAAGCATTAACTGAGCAATATATGCAATATGTTCATGCGATGAAACAACTGGAAATTAATTTGGCAAGTGAATATTTAGTCATGGCATCTGAATTATTAATGATTAAAAGTAAATTATTATTACCTCAATCAGGAAATGACATTGATGTTGACGATGATCCACGTGAAGACTTGGTTGGTAGATTAATAGAATATCAAAATTATAAAGAATATACTGTAATATTAAATGATATGAAACAGCAACGTGATTTTTATTATACGAAGCGACCAACTGATTTGAGTCATTTAGAAAGTGATGAATCTTGGGATCCAAATCACACTATAGATTTAACGGAATTAATCGTAGCATATCAAAGAGTTAAAAATAGAGTTGAGTTAAACACGCCTAAAGTTGTAGAAATAAGAAAAGAGACCTTCACGATACAACAAGCAACAGATCAAGTTCGTACAAGACTAAAAGATAAAGAACATTTTAATTTTTTCAGTCTTTTTACATTTACTGAACCTATTGAACAAGTAGTTACTCACTTTTTAGCGATTTTAGAAATGTCAAAATCAGGAATTATTAATATTGAACAGCAACGTAATTTTGAAGATATTAATATTGTAAGAGGAGTGAACTACAGTTTTGAATAA
- a CDS encoding pseudouridine synthase, which produces MTKELERLQKRIANSGYTSRRKAETLITDGKVQVNGQVVTELGTKVKPSDVIEVEGIKIELEDKIYMLFHKPAQVISSVSDDRDRTVVTDYFPEIEERIYPVGRLDYDTSGLLLLTNDGEFTNLMTHPRYQIKKKYVAKLKGYLMREEVKALEKGIELEDGLTQPAIVKVKKQDKDKNTTLVEITITEGRNRQVRRMFEHFGHHVSKLSRIEYGPLNIVGLNAGDKRVLTPHEVKVMRHLAEHGN; this is translated from the coding sequence ATGACTAAGGAATTAGAAAGATTACAAAAACGTATTGCTAATAGTGGTTATACATCAAGAAGAAAAGCAGAAACATTAATTACTGATGGCAAGGTACAAGTGAATGGTCAAGTGGTAACTGAGCTTGGTACAAAAGTTAAACCTTCCGATGTAATTGAAGTTGAAGGTATTAAAATAGAACTAGAAGATAAAATTTATATGTTGTTTCATAAACCAGCTCAAGTTATTTCTAGTGTATCTGATGACAGAGATAGAACAGTTGTTACGGATTATTTTCCAGAAATTGAAGAACGTATTTATCCTGTGGGTCGTTTAGATTACGATACATCAGGTTTGTTATTACTAACAAATGATGGTGAATTTACTAATTTAATGACACATCCTAGATACCAAATCAAAAAGAAATATGTTGCGAAATTAAAAGGCTATTTAATGAGAGAAGAAGTTAAAGCTTTAGAAAAAGGTATAGAATTAGAAGATGGTTTAACGCAACCAGCCATAGTTAAAGTGAAAAAGCAAGATAAAGATAAAAATACAACGTTAGTTGAAATAACAATTACTGAAGGACGCAATCGACAAGTTAGAAGAATGTTCGAACATTTTGGTCATCATGTATCAAAATTAAGCCGTATTGAATATGGTCCTTTAAATATTGTTGGTCTTAATGCTGGAGATAAGCGTGTGTTAACACCTCATGAAGTTAAAGTGATGAGACATTTAGCAGAGCATGGCAATTAA
- the xerD gene encoding site-specific tyrosine recombinase XerD, translating into MDTIIEEYLKFIQLEKGLSANTIGAYKRDLKKYQEYIEEQHIAHIDFVDRQVIQECLGYLIDQGQSAKSLARFISTIRSFHQFALRERYAAKDPTVLLESPKYEKKLPDVLNVEEVLALLEAPDLNKLNGYRDRTMLELLYATGMRVSEVIHLELDDVNLMMGFVRVFGKGDKERIVPLGDAVIDYLTTYIEETRPQLLKKTVTNVLFLNMHGKPLSRQAIWKMIKQNGVKANINKTLTPHTLRHSFATHLLENGADLRAVQEMLGHSDISTTQLYTHVSKSQIRKMYNQYHPRA; encoded by the coding sequence ATGGATACAATCATTGAAGAATATTTAAAATTTATTCAATTGGAAAAAGGTTTAAGCGCTAATACAATTGGTGCTTATAAAAGAGATTTAAAAAAATATCAAGAATATATAGAAGAACAACACATTGCTCATATTGACTTTGTTGATAGACAAGTCATTCAAGAATGTTTAGGCTATTTAATTGATCAAGGTCAATCTGCTAAATCGTTAGCGAGATTTATTTCAACAATTCGCAGTTTTCATCAATTTGCATTAAGGGAACGCTATGCAGCAAAAGATCCAACAGTGTTGTTAGAATCACCTAAATATGAAAAAAAGTTACCTGATGTCTTAAATGTTGAAGAAGTACTAGCCTTATTAGAAGCACCAGATTTAAATAAATTAAATGGTTATAGAGATAGGACCATGCTTGAATTATTATATGCAACGGGTATGCGTGTATCCGAAGTCATTCATTTAGAATTAGATGATGTTAATTTAATGATGGGCTTTGTAAGAGTATTTGGTAAAGGTGATAAAGAGCGTATCGTACCTCTCGGAGATGCCGTGATAGATTATTTAACTACATATATAGAAGAGACTCGTCCGCAATTATTGAAAAAGACGGTAACGAATGTATTATTTTTAAATATGCATGGTAAACCATTATCCCGACAAGCTATTTGGAAAATGATTAAACAAAATGGTGTCAAGGCTAACATAAATAAGACATTAACACCTCATACGCTGAGACATTCATTTGCGACACATCTATTAGAGAATGGTGCTGACTTAAGAGCAGTGCAAGAGATGTTAGGACATTCAGATATTTCAACAACACAATTATATACACATGTATCTAAGTCTCAAATTAGAAAAATGTATAATCAATATCATCCAAGAGCATAA
- a CDS encoding Fur family transcriptional regulator produces MEERLNRVKQQLQQSSYKLTPQREATVRVLIENEKDHLSAEDVYLKVKDKAPEIGLATVYRTLELLAELKVVDKINFGDGVARFDLRKEGAKHFHHHLVCMECGKVDEIDEDLLPEVENRVESEFKFKILDHRLTFHGVCEECQLKGKG; encoded by the coding sequence TTGGAAGAACGTTTAAACCGTGTTAAACAACAATTACAACAATCCTCTTATAAATTAACTCCGCAACGCGAAGCTACTGTAAGAGTTTTAATTGAAAATGAGAAAGATCACCTTAGTGCTGAAGACGTATATTTAAAAGTAAAAGATAAAGCACCAGAAATAGGTTTAGCAACTGTGTACAGAACATTAGAACTATTAGCCGAATTAAAAGTTGTCGATAAAATCAACTTTGGTGATGGTGTCGCTCGTTTTGATTTACGCAAAGAAGGTGCCAAACATTTCCATCATCACTTAGTATGTATGGAATGTGGAAAAGTTGATGAAATCGATGAAGATTTATTACCTGAAGTTGAAAATAGAGTTGAATCAGAGTTTAAGTTTAAAATTTTAGATCATCGTTTAACGTTTCATGGTGTTTGCGAAGAATGCCAATTGAAAGGTAAAGGATAA